The Hydrotalea sp. region TGGTAAACCCGAGCGCGGTTAATTTTTGCGCGATGGTGTCATTTGGCAAATCAATCCCGCCGAGGGTTTTTATAATTTGCGGGTTAAAATTAATTGCGGGTTTCGCCGGTAATGGTTGACCGGCGGTGGTGATGGTTGATGCCGTGCCGCCGCAGATTTCCAAAATCAATTGCGTCGCGCGGTCAAGCCCGGCCATCAGGCCAGCCGGGTCGACACCGCGTTCAAACCGATAACGCGCGTCTGACAACAGGTTTAACGCCCTGCCGGTTTTGGCGATTGTCATGGGGTTGAAATAGGCAACCTCCAAAAAAACCTCGTCATCATCCAATTTACAACCGCTATCCATGCCGCCCATAATGCCGGCAAGCGATTGCACGCCGTGGCCATTGGCAATCACCAACATGTCGTCGCGCAAATCATAGGTTTGCTCGTCCAGCGCAAGCAGGCTTTCACCATTTTTTGCAAACCGCATGGTCAAATCACCCGCACCTAATTTCTTGCCAGAAAAAACATGGAGTGGCCGCGCCAAATCTTGCGATAAATAATTGGTGATGTCGACCAGGGCCGAAATTGATTTCAACCCGACCGATTGCAATTTTTGTTTCAGCCAAGCCGGCGATGGTTGGTTTTTTACGCCCTTGAAATAACGGCCAAGCACAACGGGGCAGGCCACTGCACAGGCATCTTTTGTATTCCCTTCAATCACCCAATTTATCGGGCTGGCAAAATCGCCCTTCACCGCTGATGGCGCGAATGGCTTTAATGCGCCCAAACCGGCCGCCGCCAAATCACGCGCAATGCCACGCACCCCCAAACAATCGCCACGATTGGGGGTTAGTTTTATTTCAAACAATACATCGTCTAAGCCGGCCCAAGCGGCGTAATTTTTTCCAACCGGCGCGTCGCTCGGCAATTCGATAATGCCATCGTGGTCGTCGCCCAGGGTTAATTCATAGGCCGAACAAATCATCGCCTGCGATTCCATGCCGCGGATGACGCCTTTTTCCAGCACCATGCCGTTGCGCGGAATAGTCGCGCCGATGCGCGCCAGCACAATTTTTAGCCCCTGCCGCACATTGGGCGCGCCGCACACCACTTGAAATGTTGCGTTGCCGTCTGAAACTTTACACAGCGATAATTTATCGGCATTGGGGTGCTTGCCGCATTCGGTGACTTCGCCGATGACAAAATCTTTCAGGGCTTGGGCTTTGTCGGTCATTGCTTCAACCTCCAGCCCCAGGGCGGTCAGGCTGTCGGCAATTGCCTGCGGCGTGGCCGAGGTTTCCAAATGATCGCGGAGCCAAGAAAAAGTAAATTTCATTTTTTTATATCACCAACGATGTAAGTAAAGATGGTTGCAGGTAGGGCGAAAAACCATAATGCTCCAGCCAGCGCAGGTCAGAATCAAAAAATGTGCGCAGGTCGGGGATGCCGTATTTCAACATGGCCAATCGTTCAACGCCAAGGCCGAAGGCAAAACCCTGCCATTCATTGGGGTCAAGCCCCATGTTTTTGATAACATTGTTATGAACCATGCCCGACCCCAAAATTTCCAACCAACTATCGCCGGTGCCGATGGTTAATTTGCCGTCCTTGCGGTGGGCGGCAATGTCGACCTCGGCCGACGGTTCGGTAAATGGAAAATAACTCGGCCGAAACCGCAGGAGCGATTCCGACCAATCGGCGATTTCAAAAAACGAGCGACAAAATTCAAACAGGCAACCTTTCAAATGGCCGAAGTTAATGTTTTTATCAATCACCAAGCCTTCGATTTGGTGGAACATCGGGGTGTGGGTCATGTCGCTGTCGGCGCGGTAAACCCGCCCGGGCGCCATGACGCGTAACGGCGCGCCCAGTTTTTCACCGGCGCGAATCTGCACCGGTGAGGTGTGGGTGCGAAGCACCAGCGGGCGACCCTCCGCGTCGTTTTTATTCACGTAAAATGTATCCTGCATCTGGCGCGCCGGGTGCGATTCGGGAATATTCAGGGCGGTGAAGTTATAAAAATCGGTTTCAACTTCGGGGCCGGTGGCCATGACAAAATTCATCTCGCCCAAAATAGCGATGGCTTCTTCGATGGTTTGGTTGATGGCGTGCAACTTGCCAATCGTCGCCGGTCGCGCGGGCAGGGTGAGGTCAATTTTTTCGGCCGATAATTTTTTTGCCAAATCGCGCGCGCCGAGCTCGGCCATTTTGTCGCCATGGGCGGCGGTTAAGGTGTTTTTGACACGATTGATGGCCTGGCCGCAGGTTTTTTTATCCTCCGCCGACATGGTGGCGATGGCGGTGGCGAATTCGTTTAACTGGCTTTTTTTTCCTAAAAATTTACTTTTCCATTGTTCCAGTGCGACAAGGTTGGTTATCGCCGTTAGGGCGGCGATGGCATTTTTTTCTAACGATAAAACATCTTCGATGGTAGAGGACAAAAGTTACGTCTCCTAAAAATAAAAACAATCAACAATGAACGATAAAATCGCGGGTGAAAATCTTGAGCGGTTAATAAAAAGCGAACCTATCCCATTGTCCCAAATTGTTTTTTGGGTGGTTTTTGGAATGCTTGCTTCTTAGCGTTCTTGGCCAAGAACGGCCGACTAAGCCGCCTTGCTATTGGCCTTATCAGCAAACACCTTGGCCTTTTCGGCAAGCTGTTTAAAACCATCGGCATCGTGGATGGCGATTTCTGACAAAACCTTCCTATCGAGGTCGATATTTGATTTTTTCAAACCGTCGATAAAACGATTATAGGTCAAACCATGCATACGCGCCGCGGCGTTGATACGCTGAATCCACAAACCACGCATGACGCGTTTTTTGTTGCGCCGATCGCGATAGGCATATTGGCCGGCCTTTTCAACCGCCTGCTTCGCAACCCGAATCGTGTTTTTGCGGCGGCCAAAATACCCCTTGGCCTTTTTTAAAACTTTTTTGTGGCGGGCGTGGGCGGTAACACCGCGTTTAATTCTTGCCATGATAATGCTCCTTCTCTTCTATGGTTTTTTATTTTTTGGTTTTCTTGTTTTTTTTAGCGAACGACCAAGTAATTTTTTAAAATTTTACGCCCGTCCTGCGGTTGCATGATTTGCGAGCCGCGATTTTGCCGTTTCATTTGGCTTGGCCGTTTTGATGTGCCGTGGCGCAGGTAAGCGCTGTAAAAACGCACCTTGCCGGTGGCGGTGATTTTAAATCTTTTTTTGGCTGATGATTTGTTTTTTAATTTTGGCATGGTGTGATATTCTTATTTTTTAAGGTTATGATTATCCCGATAGTGTCATCCGTTTGGCTAGCAAATATTAGAACAAAAGGCAACCCCCAACCATGTTTTTTTTCACTTTTTTAGCCAAATTATCTAACCCATTATCTCGCCGATTAACTGCCCAATTTATCCATTTCCAGGCGCGATAATTTGACCGTGATATGGCGTTGATGCGGCGGTTCGTCCATCACCTCATCCTTTATCACGCGGCCAGCATGGTAAAGCCGTTGCGGTAATTGTTCGTCGTTGATGTCGACTTCGTAGGTTTTGGTAACCACCCCCTCCAGCCCGTCCAATTCTTTGTCTATCAGCGCGAACAATTGGTCGATGTTTTCACCGGTCACGGCCGAGACATTGATGTCGGTTATCAAATTGGTGGCATGGCCATTTTTCTTGAAAATATCATATT contains the following coding sequences:
- the pheT gene encoding phenylalanine--tRNA ligase subunit beta — its product is MKFTFSWLRDHLETSATPQAIADSLTALGLEVEAMTDKAQALKDFVIGEVTECGKHPNADKLSLCKVSDGNATFQVVCGAPNVRQGLKIVLARIGATIPRNGMVLEKGVIRGMESQAMICSAYELTLGDDHDGIIELPSDAPVGKNYAAWAGLDDVLFEIKLTPNRGDCLGVRGIARDLAAAGLGALKPFAPSAVKGDFASPINWVIEGNTKDACAVACPVVLGRYFKGVKNQPSPAWLKQKLQSVGLKSISALVDITNYLSQDLARPLHVFSGKKLGAGDLTMRFAKNGESLLALDEQTYDLRDDMLVIANGHGVQSLAGIMGGMDSGCKLDDDEVFLEVAYFNPMTIAKTGRALNLLSDARYRFERGVDPAGLMAGLDRATQLILEICGGTASTITTAGQPLPAKPAINFNPQIIKTLGGIDLPNDTIAQKLTALGFTIDKKKESWLVTPPTWRGDIENDHCLVEEVLRLHGFDNIPECPLPRAVATRVVDETGRRIMVMRRALAMRGFYETVTWSFTTEQLARDFGATEVITLQNPIHSDMNSLRPSVLCNLLLAVKNNQDRGFDDINLFEQGLAFRGVAPDEQWRAIAGVRYAPTQLHWQKNLPLDSFVLKADVAAAIAAIGFNPDNLQIKQDALPAHFHPGLAASLNLGRDTIGYFGALHPALLQHHSVDGPVFGFELFIDKIPASRAQSTRTRPPLLLNDLPRVTRDFAFVVDKKHSAASIIAAVKKSDKKYITAATIFDIYADAKTPEKQSVAVRVTITPDDKTLSDGDIKNLSDKIIAEVIKSTGGELRQ
- the pheS gene encoding phenylalanine--tRNA ligase subunit alpha, whose amino-acid sequence is MSSTIEDVLSLEKNAIAALTAITNLVALEQWKSKFLGKKSQLNEFATAIATMSAEDKKTCGQAINRVKNTLTAAHGDKMAELGARDLAKKLSAEKIDLTLPARPATIGKLHAINQTIEEAIAILGEMNFVMATGPEVETDFYNFTALNIPESHPARQMQDTFYVNKNDAEGRPLVLRTHTSPVQIRAGEKLGAPLRVMAPGRVYRADSDMTHTPMFHQIEGLVIDKNINFGHLKGCLFEFCRSFFEIADWSESLLRFRPSYFPFTEPSAEVDIAAHRKDGKLTIGTGDSWLEILGSGMVHNNVIKNMGLDPNEWQGFAFGLGVERLAMLKYGIPDLRTFFDSDLRWLEHYGFSPYLQPSLLTSLVI
- the rplT gene encoding 50S ribosomal protein L20, yielding MARIKRGVTAHARHKKVLKKAKGYFGRRKNTIRVAKQAVEKAGQYAYRDRRNKKRVMRGLWIQRINAAARMHGLTYNRFIDGLKKSNIDLDRKVLSEIAIHDADGFKQLAEKAKVFADKANSKAA
- the rpmI gene encoding 50S ribosomal protein L35; this encodes MPKLKNKSSAKKRFKITATGKVRFYSAYLRHGTSKRPSQMKRQNRGSQIMQPQDGRKILKNYLVVR